GCATCCACCCCGGGCATCCGCCCTGTTCAGAACCGAACTGCAAGGGTTGCCGCGCGACACGCCGCCCGGATCCCGCCGCACCCGGCGTGTCGCGGCGACGGCCTTGCGATTCGGCCGGACCAGAGGGATGCCGCGGTCAGCGCGTCTCGAGGTCGTACGCCTTGAGGAGTTCGGCGACGGCGAGCTCGCGCTGATCGCCGCCCTCGGCGAACATGTGCGCGACGTGCGTGCGCAGATGATTATCGATCAGCAGCTTGTCCAGTGACGCGAGCGCCCGCTGGATCGCACGGGACTGGGCGATGATGTCCATGCAGTAGTCCTCGTTCTCGATCATCTTGGCGAGCCCGCGCACCTGCCCCTCGAGGATGCGGGTGCGATGCAGGGCGCGCTTCTGGATGTCTTCGATCACGCGGCCAGGATACGCCGCATGCGAGACTACGGGCATGGCGCGCACCCCCACCGAACTGCTCAGCCCGGCCGACCAGGAACGTCGCCGCGCGTTGCGTGTGATGAAGGGCGTCGCCCTCGGCGCACTGATCCTGATGGCGGTCGTGTTCGTCGTGGCGTTCATCCTGCAGGAGCGCTTCCCGTGGCTG
The DNA window shown above is from Microbacterium laevaniformans and carries:
- a CDS encoding metal-sensitive transcriptional regulator, giving the protein MIEDIQKRALHRTRILEGQVRGLAKMIENEDYCMDIIAQSRAIQRALASLDKLLIDNHLRTHVAHMFAEGGDQRELAVAELLKAYDLETR